The nucleotide sequence TAGTACTCACCTAATACAACGGGGAAATAGGAACACCGAAAGTCTCCTCCTCTTAGCTCGAGCTAATATGAGTTTGGTGAACGGTAAAATCTTAACAAAtaggtaaaaaaaataaaaaaagaatttttgggCAGCAAACATTGGTGTGTTTGTGACATGAAATGTGAAAGTGTGGACAAAAAAGTTGATGCTCTAAAATGCTTCCAAACAATctttttggagcattgattttgaTGCTTTTTGCCCAAACCTTCACAAGTTTTATTTCGTCACGAAATTCACGCATGTGAATCACACATCAATGTTTGTTCACAAGAAACCCCAGTTTTTTTTCAATGTTTGTTTGGATTTTGCTGTTCACCCGAGTTCACATGAACTCGGTCTAAGAAACTCCACGTCCATAGAAACATCCACTTTTAAAGGCGGGCATAAATTTTGTTTTGGTATATATGGAAGTTCTACGTGGGTCTTTGGTATAAAACAGCAATAATGCGTGAAATATCAGGACCCGACGGTTAACCTATGTAATGGCTTGGCCATGCATCTCCCTGGATATGCACGAGCACACCGACCGAACTGATGTCCCAGCATCCTCCACGTCCACCACACAGCCTGAAGAACATAATTTCCACAAGGATGGCATTTCCCATCCCTTCCAAGCCAAGTGGACGACCAGTTCCCCCAAAGTGTTTCTGTCTCGAAAATGACCGGATGGACAGCCCAGCGACAGCGGGCGGTAGAACACGGCCAGCCATAAAAGCATGCGGTGGCCGAGCAGAAGCATGTGGGCGAGCAAGCGAAACCTGCTGCGGTGGATATGGATCGTGGCAGCAGAGATGCGGACGTACGCAGCCACAGGGTCGTGCAACTGGTGCGCCCGAGTGGTGCAATGGCATTGCCTTATTGAGCCTGCCGGGGACGTGTGGTCCGGGCGCCACCCAGCAGCAGAGAGCAGAGAGCTTCAACTGCAATGGGTCGCTCTCTCCCCGTCCCGCCTCCGGCCCGTGGGCCCGCCACCTACGCGGCCTGACACTCCACAGCGCGCTGCATTATTTCTTTCTTTTCATTTTCCCTCCGCGCACCGCAGCCCCTCCCCGCCCCGCGCTCTGGTTGGCCGGAGCCCCGGAGCAGAGCCCACGCGTCGGCGAGCGCGCGCTGCGGGTGCGCGCCCGGGGGTAAGCCATGGCGGGCGGTGAGGAAAGGTTTCCCGGGGTTTTTATTATATATATCACGTCAGCGTCGGGCCCCCTGCTGACGCAGGCCCACCCTGTGACCGCGCGCCACGTCGTGGATGCAATCGCGGCCTGGGCCCCGTACGTAGTTCTGTCTCAGTTGTTTGCGCTTTCTCATTAACCTTCCTCGTGGACCGCACCCCTTCTCCCGCTGCCGCCCGCCAAACGCTGCGTCCACCCATGCGCTCCGCCCTCCGAGTAATTGAAACACACACCGTCATTTCATCTCTTTGTatgctttcttcctttttttttctctcccAGGATTACACCACTCTTTCCTGAGGCTGAACTACGGCCCAAAAGTTATAACATGATCATATATAATCTTAAAAGTGATGCCAAGAGCTATAGAGGTGCTCTGTAGCGATAGTCTGGATAAACAACATAGAGTTTAGTCAACCATTCAGGGTGGCCACTTTAATTAAACTAGCTTCctttcttgttttttttttttttgcgaaagctTCCTTGCTTGCTAATGTCAGTAGTAGTAGATACTATAAAACATGCAAAAGAATCATACCATGTGGCACCCCTGTAATGGTATTTGTTTGCATATATGgcaatatattttttgtttttatatttcACATCTTCCTAAAGTAGCAACAATTTATTATTTAAATAGTTCGTTTGTGTATAGGCAAGTTTAAATTCAGCTGCATCAAATATATATTGTTCTATATATTCCAGTTTCCACAAGTTGCTCGTACTTATTTTGTACACTCCCGTGAGTTGAGAATTTTTTGACTAAATAAGTTATAAAAAGCAACTacattttcttgttcttctttgtaATAATTGTAAAAAGCAACTACAGCTTTTCTGGTTCTTTGTAGTTCAAAAAGGCAACTTGCTAGTATTCCCCACATTGCAAAATGTAGGACATGGTTTGGCTGTCCATTTTTGTACTTTGGCCATAAAATTTGCGTGCAATACTTTCTTGATAGTTTTAAAAAGTCAGAATCACCAGAAAGTGATTTTGACAGAAGCAAATGATATAAAGCCATGTATGTTTGTGGGTTGAGGCATGAATTGGACAAACACGATAGGCATACAAATTTTAGCAGAAGAAATGCAATTCTGTGTTTCTCTGCATAAAAACGAGCCAACAGTTTCCAAACAAAACACCATACGTACATAATAGTATATGTGATtccccgcaaaagaaaaaaaatagtacaGTATATGTGATTGTTGTGGCTGTAGCTGATTACCCTTTTTTCTCTAGGTCACATGCGTAGCCAGCGGCCCCGTATAATCCTCCAATGCGAGCGCCCGCCCGGTCTCCGCGTTGTCTCCATCGTCCCGTCCATCCATCCAAAGCGGGCTCGCGGCTCCTCCCCCGAGTTACTGCTCTACTCCTTCCAGGACGCCTCGCTAGCTCCCTCCCAACTCCCATCCGCGTGTATGTTGAGCTAAAAATCCCCCACAATGCCAGTAGCCTTTGTTCGTACATGGCCAGGACCAGCCGCAGCAGAAGCCCTCACTCCCCTCTCTTCCTTCTGAGACGAACCAGATCGCCTCGCTGCTCCCCTTCCTGCCGGCCCATCCACTAGCGAGCTCAGCTGATGGATCACCGGAAGCAGCAGCGGAGCCCCAGTCCCCGGAGCGGCGGCAGCTCGGGCAAGGGGGGCAGCAAGGGGGGCAGCAAGGCGGGCGGCAGCGGGGGCAAGAAGCCGATCAAGGTGGTGTACATCTCCAACCCCATGAGGGTCAAGACCAACGCGGCGGGCTTCCGCGCGCTCGTCCAGGAGCTCACGGGCCGCCATGCCGACCCCTCCAAGTACAATACCGACGACGGCGGCGCGGCCCAGGAACTCAGCCCGGAGGGGAGCGCGGCTGGGTCGACGCCTGACGCGGGCGCCCCCGGCCACGCCGCCGCTGGAGGGcagccggagctcgccgccgcggcgttcggcgacggcgaccgcgacgaggaggaggacatcTTCGAATCGCAGCTGCTGGACAACGACTACTCCGTCTTCTCGCCGCCGACGCTCCTCTACGACTACCCGCACAGCAACAAGGTGTAGTGACCAGTCACCCCCGATCCCTTCCGCACGCTAGCTGCATGTTAGCTGACGGCCTGACGCGTGTGCGCCCGCTCCTTATTTGCATGTCATTTGAGGATTTCGCTGTATTGCATGTGTGTGCCGCTATGATTTGTGCGTGCGTATGATGATCTGCTAGCTCCAATTTAACCCGTCGCATCCCCATGATCGGCCTCATAATTCCCCTATACACATATCTATTTGGGGTCTCCGTCTTCTTCTTTCCCCTTCTCTTGTGTGGACAAGGCTGTAGTGATGCAATGTGCTACGTAGTGTACATGTGTACATATGCCTAGATGTTTCGGCAATTGACCTTTTTCCCCAGGCCGGGGTTCGATTATTTCATACTGTTTCTCTGATTTTATGATCACTTAGTCCACCTAGCTAGTGCTCTCTTTGGCATGCTCAGCTGGCAATTTCTGGAGCACCACCACTTGTGGGTGTTACTTTCGGTATGGGGAGCTAGCGTGGGCGTCCAAACTGTACTTGATCATGCCTAGGCAATGTGCCATTAAGCAGTATGAACGTGTCTCTGAAATCCCCGCGAGACACGATCAAAGCCGAGCCTTATACACGAGAGCAATCACACGACTGAAACAACTCTGAAAAATTAGCGTTTCATTAATTATAGGCTTATAACACATTCCTTAATTTCTTTCCCTTCATTACGTCTTGGGTGATCAAAGATAGGAGCCGAGTCTCAAGAAAGCACACAAGTGCTGCATGCCATGCTGCAGTACCACAATTCGCTGCATGCTGCTTTTTACTATTCTTTTTCACAATTCTTCCGAATCTAGATGTTTAGCATCGTTTGACTAGTTTTTACCCTAGTCCTTTGGTTCTTCTGATCCTATTTGCTTCATTTTATTGATTTTAGTTGCTACCATGATTCTTCTAGATCAACCGAATGGTTTGGCGCTCCATAGTTTGCCTTTTCTTTAATTCCTTTCCACTTTGACTTCCTCGACATTGATTGATTGATATAAAGTACTTTTGTTACTTCAACTTTCCTATTCACGCTCGATATGTGGGTCTTTGTTCTCAGTTATACAATTCTTCACTTTTATCTGTTCGACACTACTTGATGTAGGATGTTGCACAATTTCTTGTGTAATAGACCACAAAGGATTATCGAAGTAATTAGCACTATCTAGTTCATGTATATATAGAAAGGTCTGACACATGTATCTTGAGATAGTACGTAGTGACACAAACTCAACCACAAACATTGTGCGCACATTTAAATTACTTATTTGGTTCCGGTAACTTCTTTCCTTTTGTGAACGTGAAATACACCTGCCGTGCTGAAAATTGCTCCTGTTTTTGGGATGTGACACATATATGCCATGCTAGTCATTTCACTTAGGTTGATTTAATCTATGCCCGAGTTGGGCTTCCATGaaattaacaaacttcttccgtgCATCATTTATTTCTTCTATAGTAGTTTGCACAACGTTTTAGTTTCTCGGATGAAAACTTCTCTCATGATATTGatcatatttatttattttcgtatGTTTTTACTAGCAAATGTGTATTGTGTCCACTATATAAACTAAGTCTCCTGCAATATAAGATCACCAAACTCTTGACGTATTACTTTATGTAAATCTGTGAACTTATCACATTTTTAATATATTAAAATATAGTAAGACATTCAAAAGTATCTTGTAATAACTTTAGGCACATTCTAACTTTTACCTCTTAGAATTAATTGGAAATCTATTGGATGGCGGATGGCCTTTTAGTATAACTAAACCAGAAGGTAGTTAACAAATATCACCCTTTGAGATGATATTTTGATGGTTTAGTCGTCTATGTAGAATGGTGTTATTAGGGGATTGCATGCGCAATTTAAGACATTCTACTATAAAAGTGGAGTTTGTTGGTTTCGCTTCCACACCTCCCACCGATACATGCCACTCCCACCGATTTTTTCAAACCACGCGATAATCCCCCTTTTTTCTCAAACTTCCTCATT is from Triticum aestivum cultivar Chinese Spring chromosome 3A, IWGSC CS RefSeq v2.1, whole genome shotgun sequence and encodes:
- the LOC123062355 gene encoding sigma factor binding protein 1, chloroplastic, whose product is MDHRKQQRSPSPRSGGSSGKGGSKGGSKAGGSGGKKPIKVVYISNPMRVKTNAAGFRALVQELTGRHADPSKYNTDDGGAAQELSPEGSAAGSTPDAGAPGHAAAGGQPELAAAAFGDGDRDEEEDIFESQLLDNDYSVFSPPTLLYDYPHSNKV